In Streptomyces sp. 71268, the DNA window GGACGACCGGTTCGTCTACCTCTCCGACGTCCTGCCCACCGCGTGGCAGGCGGTGGAGTACGCCGACGTCACCCCGGGCGGCAGCGTCACCGTGCTGGGCCTCGGCCCGATCGGCGACATGGCCACCCGGATCGCGCTGCACCGGGGCGCGAGCCAGGTGATCGGCGTGGACCTGGTCCCCGAACGCCTGGCCAGGGCCCGTGCGCACGGCGTGCACACCCTCGACCTGACCACGTACGGCAAGGACCTGGGGGACGAGGTGCGCCGGCTGACGGACGGGCGGGGCACGGACGCGGTCATCGAGGCCGTGGGCATGGAGGCGCACGGAACCGCCCCGATCAAGGCCGCCCAGCAACTCGTGGGAAGGCTGCCCAGCAAGATCGGCCAACGGGTCATGGGCCGCGCGGGCATGGACAGCATGGCGGCCTTCAACCTGGCCGTCGACGTCGTACGCCGCGGCGGCACGATCTCCCTCAGTGGCGTCTACGGCGGGGCCATGGACCCGGTACCGATGATGACCCTCTTCGACAAGCAGATCCAGCTCCGCATGGGCCAGGCCAACGTCAAGCGCTGGGTCCCGGACATCCTGCCGCTCCTCGACGAGGCCGACGTGCTCGGCGTGGACGACTTCGCCACCCACCGGCTGCCGCTGGAGCAGGCCCCGGACGCCTACCGCACGTTCCAGGCCAAGGAAGACGGCATGATCAAGACGCTGCTGACCCTCTGAGTACGCGTCACCACCGGCGACACCCCCGCGCGGCCCGCCCCCGCCGTCCCGCGCGGGGGTGTCGCCGCACCTCGCGGTGGCGCCGCGTCGAACCAGCGCCACCCCTCAACTCCGCGTCAGCGCTCCGGCGCGAGCGTGAGGGCCAATGCGGCCTGCGTGTCCGCGCTGGCACCCCGCTCGAAGGCGGCCTCGTACGCCACGTCCCCGGCGGCGGCCCGCGCCGCGCGCTCGAACTCCTCGCGTACCGCCCGCACCTCCAGGGTTCCCTGCTCGGCATCGCCCACCGTGCGCCAGTACGCCTGGCCCACCCCGTACACCAACGCGGCCTGCTCACCGTCGCCCTGCGCCGCGATCGCGGCCGCCAGCAGGTCGAGCCCCAGCGCGATGCCGAAGCTGTCGCCCATCTGCTCCTTGCCCGACAGCATCGCCCGCGCGTGCTCCGCCGCCTCCCGGGGCTGGTTGGACAACAGGGCTATCAGGGCGAGCTGGTGTTCCACGTACGCCCGCGTCCAGTACTCGCCGATCTCCGCACAGCCCGCGCGCAACCGCAGCGCCTCCGACCTGGCCTCGGGCAACCTGCCGACCGCGGTGAGCGCGAAGACGTGCGCCAGGTGACAGCGCAGCCGGGAGGCCGAGTCGAAGGGTTGGCCCGGGATGCTGGCCAGCGCGTGGCCGGTCAGTACCCGCGCGGTGAGCGGTTCGCCGCGCAGCAGCGAGCTGAGCCCGGCGAGGTAGGCGGCCGCCAGCCGCGCCTCGTCGTCGCGGCTGTCCCGGGCGGCGATCGCGCACCGGTCGCTGATCTCGCGGGCTGCGGTGTACTCGCCCTGGAGCGTGAGCGTCACGCCCAGCGCCCACAGCCCCCGGGTGCGCTCCTGGCTCGGCGCCTGACACAGCGCCAGGGCGCGCTCCAGATAGTCGCGCGCCTGACGCAGACGGCCGCAGCAGCTCCAGAAGTAGCCCACCAGGCCCGCCAGTTCGAGCGCCTGGATCGGACGGGTGACCAGCAGGTGGTCCAGGGCGGCGCACAACTCGGTGTGGGCGTGCGAGATCCGGCCGTACCAGCTCACCTGGTCGATGCTCAGCCACCCGGCCTCGGCCTGGCGCGCGAGCCCGAGGAAGTGCTCGGCGTGCCGGTCGGCCAGCACGGTGTCCTCGCCGGCCGCCCGCAGCCACTCGGCGCCGTACTCGCGCAGCGTGTCCAGTATCCGGTAGCCGTCACCGTCCCGGCTCAGCACCGACTTGACGAGCAGCCCGCCGAGCGCGCCCCGCACCGCGTCGGCCGGCAGTTGACCGTCCGAGCACACCGCGTGCACCCACGCCGCGTCGAACCGGTCACGGAAGACGGAGAGCCGCGCCCACAGCAGCCGCTCCGTCGGCGTGCAGAGCCCGTGGCTCCAGCCGATGGCGGTCCGCAGCGTCTGGTGCCGCTGCGGCCACACGCGCTCGCTGTGTTCCAGCACGTCCAACCGGGAGACAAGCCGGTCGTGAAGGTCGGCGACCGAACGCCGGGTCACCTGCGCGGCGGCCAGCTCCAGCGACAGCGGGATGCCCTCCAGACGTTGGCACAGGGCGCGGGCCGCCGCCCGCTCCTCGGCCGCCTCGAAGGAGCACCCGGGCGCCGCGACCTTGGCCCGTTGCGTGAACAACGCCAACGCGTCCGGGCCGTCCGGAGCCAACGGGGGGACGGCGATGACCCGTTCGCGCGGCAGCTCCAGCGGCTGCCTGCTGGTGACGAGCAGGGTCAGCCCGGGGGCGGTCATCAACAGGTCGCCCACCAGGTGCCGGCACGGCTCGACCAGGTGCTCACACGAGTCGAGCACCAGCAGGAGCCGCTTGTCGCCCAGCCATTCGCACAGATCCTCGACCGGTATGCCGGGCGTGTGGTCCAACAGGTCCACCGCGTCGGAGACCGTGGCGAGCAGGAGCCTGTCGCCGTCCAGCGGCGACAGGTCGGCCCACCACACCCCATCGGGGTAGTGCGGCGCCGCGTGCGCGGCAGCGCGCAGCGCCAGTCTCGTCTTGCCCACGCCGCCGGCGCCGGTCAGCGTCACCAACCGCTCGCTGCCGAGCGCCGCCGCCAGCCGGGCCAGTTCGACCTTGCGTCCTACGAAGCTGGTCGTCTCTTCGGGAATGTGCCCCACCACGCGCACATTCTGACCCAAGCCGTGCCCCGAACGGCA includes these proteins:
- a CDS encoding zinc-dependent alcohol dehydrogenase is translated as MRALTWHGKRDVRVDTVPDPRITEPTDIIVRVTSSGICGSDLHLYEVLGPYLEPGDILGHEPMGIVEEVGSEVTAVAPGDRVVIPFNVSCGTCWMCGQGLHSQCETTQVRERGMGASLFGYTKLYGQVPGGQAELLRVPFGNTLPVKVPHGPPDDRFVYLSDVLPTAWQAVEYADVTPGGSVTVLGLGPIGDMATRIALHRGASQVIGVDLVPERLARARAHGVHTLDLTTYGKDLGDEVRRLTDGRGTDAVIEAVGMEAHGTAPIKAAQQLVGRLPSKIGQRVMGRAGMDSMAAFNLAVDVVRRGGTISLSGVYGGAMDPVPMMTLFDKQIQLRMGQANVKRWVPDILPLLDEADVLGVDDFATHRLPLEQAPDAYRTFQAKEDGMIKTLLTL
- a CDS encoding NB-ARC domain-containing protein, which gives rise to MVGHIPEETTSFVGRKVELARLAAALGSERLVTLTGAGGVGKTRLALRAAAHAAPHYPDGVWWADLSPLDGDRLLLATVSDAVDLLDHTPGIPVEDLCEWLGDKRLLLVLDSCEHLVEPCRHLVGDLLMTAPGLTLLVTSRQPLELPRERVIAVPPLAPDGPDALALFTQRAKVAAPGCSFEAAEERAAARALCQRLEGIPLSLELAAAQVTRRSVADLHDRLVSRLDVLEHSERVWPQRHQTLRTAIGWSHGLCTPTERLLWARLSVFRDRFDAAWVHAVCSDGQLPADAVRGALGGLLVKSVLSRDGDGYRILDTLREYGAEWLRAAGEDTVLADRHAEHFLGLARQAEAGWLSIDQVSWYGRISHAHTELCAALDHLLVTRPIQALELAGLVGYFWSCCGRLRQARDYLERALALCQAPSQERTRGLWALGVTLTLQGEYTAAREISDRCAIAARDSRDDEARLAAAYLAGLSSLLRGEPLTARVLTGHALASIPGQPFDSASRLRCHLAHVFALTAVGRLPEARSEALRLRAGCAEIGEYWTRAYVEHQLALIALLSNQPREAAEHARAMLSGKEQMGDSFGIALGLDLLAAAIAAQGDGEQAALVYGVGQAYWRTVGDAEQGTLEVRAVREEFERAARAAAGDVAYEAAFERGASADTQAALALTLAPER